One window of Psychrobacillus sp. FSL H8-0483 genomic DNA carries:
- the cmk gene encoding (d)CMP kinase, with amino-acid sequence MTKQIQVAIDGPAAAGKSTIAKKTAELLGYTYVDTGAMYRAITYKAIHSNIDLLDGEKLTDLLNKTSIELKPSPKGQLVFLDNREVTEEIRSKEVTASVSAVAAHANLRAEMVRRQVEMGKNGSIVMDGRDIGTHVLTNAELKIFMSASVEERASRRFLENQKRGINTSLEELIKEIALRDKLDSEREASPLLQAEDAIYIDTTSLTIEEVSEKIMQLAKERMV; translated from the coding sequence ATGACGAAACAAATACAAGTTGCTATTGATGGTCCAGCTGCGGCAGGTAAGAGTACAATAGCTAAAAAAACAGCCGAGTTATTAGGGTATACATATGTGGATACAGGAGCAATGTATCGAGCTATTACGTATAAAGCAATACATTCAAACATAGATTTGCTAGACGGAGAAAAATTAACAGATCTATTGAATAAAACCTCTATTGAGTTAAAGCCTTCTCCTAAAGGACAATTAGTATTTTTAGATAATAGAGAGGTAACGGAAGAAATTCGTTCTAAAGAAGTAACTGCTTCCGTTTCAGCTGTAGCTGCTCATGCAAACTTAAGAGCAGAAATGGTAAGAAGACAGGTTGAAATGGGTAAAAACGGCAGTATTGTAATGGATGGACGGGATATTGGGACACATGTATTAACCAATGCAGAGCTTAAGATATTCATGTCTGCTAGCGTGGAAGAAAGAGCAAGTAGAAGATTTTTAGAGAACCAAAAAAGAGGAATTAATACAAGTTTAGAAGAACTAATAAAAGAGATTGCTCTTAGAGATAAATTAGATAGTGAACGAGAAGCATCTCCTTTATTACAAGCTGAAGATGCCATCTACATCGACACAACCTCGCTAACAATCGAAGAAGTTTCCGAGAAGATTATGCAGCTAGCTAAAGAGAGGATGGTTTAA
- a CDS encoding lysophospholipid acyltransferase family protein: protein MNLYSFAKTIVFTALKPIYRFDVIGADNFPKDGGILLCTNHINALDPPVVGINAPRPVNFMAKEELFQIPLLKSILPGVHAFPVKRGMSDRDALRRALKLLKEGEVVGLFPEGTRSKDGKLGKGFSGAGFFALRGEANVVPCAIVGPYKPFRRLKVVYGNVIDMQPYRERKASPEEVTEVIMANIAQLLEEHKTK, encoded by the coding sequence ATGAATCTTTATTCCTTTGCAAAGACGATCGTTTTTACCGCCTTAAAGCCAATTTATCGATTCGATGTGATTGGAGCTGATAACTTTCCAAAAGATGGAGGGATATTGCTCTGTACCAATCATATTAATGCATTAGATCCCCCTGTTGTCGGGATAAATGCTCCGAGGCCCGTAAATTTTATGGCAAAAGAAGAATTGTTTCAAATACCATTATTAAAAAGTATCCTACCGGGAGTACATGCATTTCCCGTAAAAAGAGGAATGAGTGATCGTGATGCACTACGTCGTGCTTTAAAGCTATTAAAAGAAGGCGAAGTGGTCGGTCTTTTCCCAGAAGGAACGAGAAGTAAAGATGGGAAGCTTGGAAAGGGTTTTAGCGGTGCAGGATTCTTTGCTTTAAGAGGAGAGGCAAACGTCGTACCATGTGCGATTGTCGGTCCATATAAGCCGTTCAGGCGTTTAAAGGTAGTATATGGGAATGTAATAGATATGCAGCCATATCGAGAAAGAAAGGCTTCTCCTGAAGAAGTGACGGAAGTTATTATGGCAAATATTGCTCAATTACTTGAAGAACATAAAACAAAATAA
- the rpsA gene encoding 30S ribosomal protein S1, with amino-acid sequence MSEEMNLNTHEFKEGDLVKATVAQVDEKSVIVSIEGAPFDGIVPISELSSLHIEKASDSVSIGDELELMITKVEETNFVLSKRKVDAEKAWEQLEKQYQAGEIIETEVKEVVKGGLVVDLGVRGFIPASLIEDHFVESFEDYKGKVLTFKIVELEKDKNRLILSHKAVLEDEKSVSKQKTLNSIQSGDIVSGTVQRIASFGAFVDIGGVDGLVHISQISHEHLESVTNVLSEGQQVKVKVLSIDRDAERISLSIKDTLPGPWAEMEEKASKGAVLTGKIKRLVSYGAFVEVFPGVEGLVHISQIAHQHVGTPQEVLKEGQEVQVKVLEVNSAEKRLSLSIKELVENEDAFNLADYQLPEESKGFSISDVLGDRLKNFTK; translated from the coding sequence ATGTCAGAAGAAATGAACTTAAACACACATGAGTTTAAAGAGGGAGATCTAGTAAAAGCGACGGTTGCACAGGTAGACGAAAAATCCGTAATCGTATCAATTGAAGGTGCACCTTTCGATGGAATAGTTCCAATTAGTGAACTATCTAGCTTGCATATTGAAAAAGCATCCGACTCCGTTTCCATCGGTGATGAATTAGAACTTATGATTACAAAAGTAGAAGAAACAAACTTTGTTCTCTCTAAACGAAAAGTGGATGCTGAGAAAGCATGGGAACAGTTAGAAAAGCAATATCAAGCAGGAGAAATTATTGAAACAGAAGTAAAAGAGGTAGTTAAAGGTGGATTGGTCGTAGATCTAGGCGTACGTGGATTCATACCTGCTTCTTTAATTGAAGATCATTTCGTTGAGTCGTTTGAAGATTATAAAGGCAAAGTATTAACTTTTAAAATTGTCGAGTTAGAAAAAGATAAAAATCGATTAATCCTGTCACATAAAGCAGTTCTAGAAGATGAAAAATCCGTAAGTAAACAAAAAACATTGAATTCCATTCAAAGTGGAGATATAGTTTCTGGGACAGTACAACGAATTGCTTCATTTGGTGCTTTCGTAGATATAGGTGGAGTAGACGGACTTGTGCATATTTCGCAAATCTCTCATGAACATTTGGAGAGTGTGACTAATGTTTTATCAGAAGGACAACAAGTGAAAGTGAAAGTACTTTCAATCGATAGAGATGCAGAAAGAATTTCTTTATCTATTAAAGATACTTTACCTGGTCCATGGGCAGAAATGGAAGAAAAAGCTTCTAAAGGAGCTGTATTAACAGGTAAAATTAAACGACTTGTTTCTTATGGAGCATTTGTTGAAGTATTCCCTGGTGTGGAAGGACTTGTTCATATTTCTCAAATTGCACACCAACATGTTGGTACACCGCAAGAAGTGTTAAAAGAAGGCCAAGAAGTCCAAGTGAAAGTGCTAGAGGTAAATAGTGCGGAAAAACGACTTTCTTTAAGTATTAAAGAGCTAGTTGAAAACGAGGATGCATTTAATTTGGCTGATTATCAACTACCGGAAGAATCTAAAGGTTTCTCCATTAGTGATGTGCTAGGTGACAGACTAAAAAACTTTACAAAATAA
- the der gene encoding ribosome biogenesis GTPase Der — MTKPVVAIVGRPNVGKSTIFNRIVGERVSIVEDIPGITRDRIYSSADWLTHEFNIIDTGGIELSDEPFLEQIKQQAEIAMDEADVIIFLTNGREGITSADEYVAKILYKTKKPIVLAVNKIDNPDMREMIYDFYSLGMGEPFPISGSHGLGLGDLLDEVAKNFPEVEDQEYGEEVIKFSLIGRPNVGKSSLINAFLGHDRVIVSEIAGTTRDAIDTEYTFDDQDYVMIDTAGMRKKGKVYETTEKYSVLRALKAIERSDVVLVVLNAEEGIQEQDKKIAGYAHEGGKAVIIVMNKWDAIEKDDKTMNEMTKSIREHFQFLDYAPIIFVSAKTKQRVNAIFPVINKVSENHALRVQSSVLNEVIEDSVARNPAPTDKGKRLRIYYATQVAIKPPTFVVFVNEPEMMHFSYERFLENRIRESFDFEGTPIRIITRART; from the coding sequence ATGACAAAACCAGTAGTAGCAATCGTTGGTAGGCCGAATGTCGGCAAATCGACTATATTTAATCGAATCGTAGGAGAGCGTGTATCTATCGTGGAAGATATTCCAGGAATTACACGTGATCGTATATATAGTTCTGCCGATTGGTTAACACATGAATTTAATATTATTGATACAGGTGGTATTGAATTAAGTGATGAACCGTTTTTAGAACAAATAAAACAACAAGCTGAAATCGCAATGGATGAAGCAGATGTTATTATTTTCTTAACAAATGGTCGTGAAGGAATTACATCAGCGGATGAGTATGTAGCTAAGATTTTATACAAAACAAAAAAACCAATCGTTTTAGCAGTAAATAAAATTGATAATCCTGATATGCGTGAAATGATTTATGACTTTTATTCTTTAGGAATGGGTGAACCTTTCCCTATTTCAGGATCTCATGGTCTTGGTTTAGGAGATTTATTAGACGAAGTGGCGAAAAACTTCCCAGAAGTAGAAGATCAAGAGTATGGCGAAGAAGTTATCAAATTCTCTCTAATCGGAAGACCGAATGTTGGTAAATCTTCTTTAATCAATGCATTTTTAGGGCATGATCGCGTAATTGTAAGTGAAATAGCAGGTACAACACGAGATGCTATTGATACGGAGTATACATTTGACGATCAAGATTACGTGATGATTGATACAGCTGGAATGCGTAAAAAAGGAAAAGTATACGAAACAACTGAAAAATACAGTGTGCTTCGTGCTTTAAAGGCTATCGAACGTTCTGACGTTGTTTTAGTTGTTTTAAATGCGGAAGAAGGAATTCAAGAGCAAGATAAAAAAATTGCTGGATATGCGCATGAAGGCGGAAAAGCAGTAATTATTGTTATGAATAAATGGGATGCAATCGAAAAGGATGACAAAACTATGAATGAAATGACGAAATCCATTCGTGAACATTTCCAATTCTTAGATTATGCACCGATTATTTTTGTTTCAGCAAAAACCAAACAACGTGTAAATGCTATTTTCCCAGTTATTAATAAAGTAAGTGAAAACCATGCACTACGAGTTCAATCTTCCGTATTAAATGAGGTAATTGAGGACTCTGTAGCACGTAATCCTGCTCCAACAGACAAAGGAAAACGACTTCGTATTTATTATGCAACTCAAGTAGCTATTAAGCCACCTACATTTGTTGTGTTCGTAAATGAACCTGAAATGATGCATTTCTCATATGAACGATTTTTAGAAAATCGAATTCGTGAATCCTTTGATTTTGAAGGGACTCCAATACGAATTATTACTCGCGCAAGAACTTGA
- a CDS encoding NAD(P)H-dependent glycerol-3-phosphate dehydrogenase has translation MEKVTVLGAGSWGTALAMVLANNNHDCLLWSHREDQASEINEQHTNNKYLPNTLLPNNLKSTSDFEQAIQHASTIVIAVPTKAIREVCQDMIQHLNEKKLFVHVSKGIEPDSFKRISEMIEDELPTNLVEAIVVLSGPSHAEEVVLHHPTTVTAASSMIDAAKKVQNLFTNTSFRVYTNEDVIGVEIGAALKNVIGLAAGIVDGLGYGDNAKAALITRGLAEISRLGISLGAQPYTFSGLTGMGDLIATCTSVHSRNWRAGNMLGKGASLEKVLDEIGMVVEGVRTTKAAYQLAKKQQVDMPITEALHSVLFEGGQPKEAVDILMHRTKKHELEDYKTF, from the coding sequence ATGGAGAAAGTAACTGTACTTGGAGCAGGGAGCTGGGGAACAGCACTTGCAATGGTGCTTGCTAATAATAATCATGATTGTCTCCTTTGGTCACATCGAGAAGACCAAGCGAGCGAAATAAATGAACAACATACAAACAATAAGTATTTACCGAATACTCTTTTACCTAATAACTTAAAATCGACGAGTGATTTTGAGCAAGCAATTCAACATGCATCAACAATTGTTATAGCAGTACCTACGAAGGCTATCAGAGAAGTATGTCAGGACATGATACAACATTTAAATGAAAAAAAATTGTTTGTACATGTTTCAAAAGGAATCGAACCTGATTCCTTCAAACGAATTTCGGAAATGATAGAAGATGAGTTGCCGACTAATCTTGTGGAAGCAATTGTTGTTCTATCAGGTCCAAGTCATGCAGAAGAAGTAGTGTTGCATCACCCTACAACTGTTACTGCTGCAAGTTCAATGATTGACGCCGCAAAAAAAGTACAAAATCTATTTACGAATACTTCTTTTCGAGTTTATACAAACGAAGATGTAATCGGGGTAGAGATTGGAGCAGCACTAAAAAATGTAATAGGTTTAGCAGCTGGTATTGTCGATGGATTAGGTTATGGAGACAATGCAAAGGCTGCTCTAATTACTAGAGGACTTGCAGAAATTTCAAGACTAGGTATTAGTTTAGGTGCTCAACCGTATACTTTTTCAGGTTTAACTGGTATGGGTGATTTAATTGCGACATGTACAAGTGTTCACTCTAGAAACTGGAGAGCGGGGAATATGCTTGGGAAAGGGGCTTCCCTCGAAAAAGTATTGGATGAAATAGGTATGGTAGTCGAAGGTGTACGAACAACGAAAGCGGCATACCAACTTGCGAAAAAGCAGCAAGTAGACATGCCTATTACAGAAGCACTACATTCGGTATTATTTGAAGGTGGTCAACCAAAAGAAGCCGTAGATATCCTTATGCATCGTACAAAAAAACATGAGTTAGAGGATTATAAAACGTTCTAA
- a CDS encoding DUF2768 family protein has protein sequence MYFVKNKFTNSFLKFIFGLFAYILLFIGFITMVYIIFNPTKA, from the coding sequence ATGTATTTTGTAAAAAATAAGTTTACAAACAGTTTCTTGAAATTTATCTTCGGTTTGTTTGCATACATATTGTTATTTATAGGTTTTATCACGATGGTGTATATCATCTTTAATCCAACAAAAGCTTAG
- the spoIVA gene encoding stage IV sporulation protein A yields MSSKLYEQIAERTNGDVYIGVVGPVRVGKSTFVKRVMELVVIPNIQEESERLRAQDELPQSSPGNVIMTAEPKFVPAHGTNIHLGEDQLRLQIRLVDCVGYMIDGIKTHSGEDGQKLVHTPWHNEAIPFEEAARIGTDKVIRDHSTIGIVVTTDGTVNNIPRKAAEAAEQQIIAQLKEIGKPFVIVLNSKTPGHIETLQLSEELQKLHEVPVIPVAVDRMTAEEIQYILQQALYEFPITDIELVKPDWTDVLEPDHFVNNAITSSLQEWLQIVSKMKDVKELANRFKQVPFIQSAEVVEANPGRGSACIQIGLKPEVFQEVCDEWLEEPIQSKKDWLLFVKEASTAKKAYNKFSEALEAAKTTGYGVSLPTLQDFQPSAPEIIKQNNFFGVSLKAKAASLHIIRVDMEAEFAPLIGSEFHSQQLLKDLKHGYLHDRDALWQTQVFGTSLVEVLKESLRYKTDSVSTVAKKRMRQTIERMVNEGDRGMVTFIL; encoded by the coding sequence ATGTCGAGTAAACTGTATGAACAAATAGCAGAACGAACAAATGGCGATGTGTATATTGGTGTAGTTGGTCCGGTGAGGGTAGGGAAATCTACCTTTGTTAAAAGAGTAATGGAGCTAGTTGTCATTCCGAATATTCAAGAGGAATCAGAAAGATTACGTGCTCAAGATGAACTGCCACAAAGCTCCCCAGGTAATGTTATTATGACTGCTGAACCTAAATTTGTACCTGCTCATGGAACGAATATTCATCTTGGTGAAGACCAACTACGTCTACAAATTCGGTTAGTAGATTGTGTAGGTTACATGATTGATGGCATAAAGACGCACTCAGGTGAAGATGGACAGAAACTAGTGCATACGCCATGGCACAATGAAGCTATACCATTTGAAGAAGCTGCTAGAATTGGAACTGATAAGGTAATTCGTGACCATTCTACCATTGGGATTGTTGTAACCACAGACGGAACAGTTAATAATATTCCTAGAAAAGCGGCGGAAGCGGCAGAGCAACAAATAATTGCACAATTAAAAGAAATAGGAAAGCCTTTTGTTATTGTTTTAAATAGTAAGACGCCTGGTCATATTGAGACACTTCAATTATCTGAAGAATTACAAAAACTACACGAAGTTCCTGTTATTCCCGTTGCAGTAGATCGAATGACGGCGGAGGAAATTCAATACATACTTCAACAAGCATTGTATGAATTTCCAATTACCGATATTGAATTAGTAAAGCCAGATTGGACCGATGTATTAGAACCAGATCATTTTGTGAATAATGCAATTACATCTTCCTTACAGGAATGGCTTCAAATCGTCTCAAAGATGAAAGATGTAAAAGAACTAGCTAATAGATTTAAGCAAGTGCCTTTTATTCAATCAGCAGAAGTAGTTGAAGCGAATCCAGGTAGAGGGTCTGCATGCATTCAAATAGGCTTAAAACCAGAAGTATTTCAAGAAGTGTGTGATGAGTGGCTAGAAGAACCAATTCAATCCAAAAAAGACTGGCTCTTATTTGTGAAAGAAGCTTCTACCGCGAAAAAAGCGTACAATAAATTTTCTGAAGCATTGGAAGCAGCTAAAACTACTGGTTATGGGGTTTCACTTCCAACTTTACAAGACTTTCAGCCTTCTGCACCAGAAATTATTAAGCAAAATAATTTTTTTGGAGTTAGTTTAAAAGCAAAAGCCGCGTCTCTTCACATTATTCGAGTAGACATGGAAGCAGAATTTGCACCACTCATTGGCTCAGAGTTTCACAGTCAACAGTTATTAAAAGATTTAAAACATGGTTATTTACATGATCGTGATGCTCTATGGCAAACACAAGTCTTTGGAACATCCTTAGTCGAAGTGTTGAAAGAGAGCTTGCGATATAAAACGGATAGCGTTTCAACTGTTGCGAAAAAAAGAATGAGACAAACGATTGAACGAATGGTCAATGAAGGCGATCGAGGGATGGTTACATTTATACTGTAA
- a CDS encoding HU family DNA-binding protein has protein sequence MNKTELVNSVAEAADLSKKDASKAVEAVFESIQTALADGEKVQLIGFGNFEVRERAARKGRNPQTGMEIDIAASKVPAFKPGKALKDAVK, from the coding sequence ATGAATAAAACAGAATTAGTGAACTCTGTTGCAGAGGCTGCAGATCTTTCTAAAAAAGACGCTTCTAAAGCTGTAGAAGCTGTATTTGAATCAATTCAAACTGCTCTTGCAGATGGTGAAAAGGTTCAATTAATCGGTTTTGGTAACTTTGAGGTTCGTGAACGTGCAGCACGTAAAGGGCGTAACCCTCAAACAGGTATGGAAATCGACATCGCTGCAAGCAAGGTGCCAGCTTTTAAACCAGGTAAAGCACTTAAAGACGCAGTTAAATAA
- the folE gene encoding GTP cyclohydrolase I FolE, with translation MTNVDLKKIEEAIKMILEAVGENPEREGLLETPKRVSKMYAEMFEGLHQDPKEYFNTVFHEEHEELVLVKDIPFYSMCEHHLVPFYGKAHVAYIPRDGVVTGLSKLARAVDTTARRPQLQERITSSIADDIMEMLNPHGVYVVVEAEHMCMTMRGIKKPGTKTVTAVARGILETDDVKRSEILSFIQMK, from the coding sequence ATGACGAACGTCGATCTGAAAAAAATAGAAGAAGCAATTAAAATGATTTTAGAAGCAGTTGGAGAAAATCCAGAAAGAGAAGGATTACTCGAAACACCGAAAAGAGTTTCCAAAATGTATGCAGAAATGTTCGAAGGATTACATCAAGATCCAAAAGAATATTTTAATACAGTTTTTCATGAAGAACATGAAGAGCTTGTCTTAGTGAAAGATATTCCTTTTTATTCCATGTGTGAGCATCATCTAGTTCCTTTCTACGGAAAGGCTCATGTGGCCTATATTCCACGTGATGGGGTAGTCACAGGCTTAAGTAAATTAGCAAGAGCAGTTGACACAACTGCTAGACGCCCTCAATTACAGGAAAGAATTACCTCTAGCATTGCAGATGATATTATGGAAATGTTAAACCCACATGGAGTGTACGTAGTAGTTGAAGCGGAACATATGTGCATGACGATGCGTGGTATTAAGAAACCAGGTACTAAAACGGTAACTGCTGTTGCTAGAGGGATTTTAGAAACAGACGATGTAAAACGTTCGGAAATTTTATCCTTTATACAGATGAAGTAA
- the mtrB gene encoding trp RNA-binding attenuation protein MtrB codes for MSSSDFIVIKAEEDGVHVIGLTRGTDTKFHHSEKLDAGEVMIAQFTEHTSAMKIRGKASIHSANGIIQSESKK; via the coding sequence ATGTCTAGTTCAGATTTTATCGTTATAAAAGCAGAAGAAGATGGCGTTCATGTAATCGGCTTAACACGTGGCACAGATACTAAATTCCATCATTCTGAAAAGCTTGATGCTGGTGAAGTGATGATCGCTCAATTTACGGAACATACTTCAGCTATGAAAATTAGAGGAAAAGCATCCATTCATTCTGCAAACGGAATAATTCAAAGCGAATCAAAAAAATAA
- a CDS encoding heptaprenyl diphosphate synthase component 1, with protein MNESLITQHVEQYKKDILMQTQQSTLLKYTGSPVIDEERLFFTLLPLLNGEDWNESVKISAIAVSLIFAALAAHDLVKEQKATSKVQQLQVLAGDYYSGKYYQLLAKDNNIELIQQLSDSVASITEHKTRFYDHQDYSFEQLIQSIQLIESKPIEQFMEFYSFHEYVFIMKEALLLSTMKKELTAFENQESVFYISKSIKLQTKLDIFQSEIEKIEKELIKDIRNSELLKEHVKHAILERVTERALEKQLREG; from the coding sequence ATGAACGAATCTTTGATCACACAACATGTAGAGCAATATAAAAAGGATATTCTCATGCAAACTCAGCAAAGCACTTTGTTAAAATATACAGGAAGTCCTGTTATTGACGAAGAGCGTTTGTTTTTTACACTTTTACCACTCCTCAATGGTGAAGATTGGAACGAATCAGTTAAGATTTCTGCAATTGCTGTTTCCCTTATTTTTGCTGCACTTGCTGCACATGATTTAGTGAAAGAACAAAAAGCAACATCAAAAGTACAGCAATTACAGGTGTTAGCTGGAGATTACTATAGCGGAAAATACTATCAGCTTTTAGCGAAAGATAACAATATTGAATTGATTCAACAACTATCAGATAGCGTCGCTTCCATTACGGAGCATAAAACGAGATTCTATGATCATCAAGATTATTCATTTGAACAGCTAATTCAATCTATCCAACTAATCGAAAGCAAACCTATTGAACAGTTTATGGAATTCTACTCATTTCATGAATATGTGTTTATCATGAAAGAGGCGTTATTATTATCCACCATGAAAAAAGAATTGACTGCTTTTGAGAACCAAGAGAGTGTATTTTATATTAGTAAATCTATTAAATTACAAACAAAATTAGACATTTTTCAATCAGAGATAGAAAAAATTGAAAAAGAGTTGATTAAAGATATCCGTAATTCGGAATTATTAAAAGAACACGTAAAACATGCTATTTTAGAGCGAGTAACTGAACGTGCGCTAGAAAAGCAGTTGAGAGAAGGTTAA
- a CDS encoding demethylmenaquinone methyltransferase — protein MGKSKEQHVHEVFEKISTNYDSMNSVISFQQHKVWRNDTMKAMQVKTGSSALDVCCGTADWTIALADAVGSTGKVTGLDFSQNMLSVGKEKVKDIPQIELLHGNAMELPFEDNTFDYVTIGFGLRNVPDYKQVLKEMNRVAKPGGMVVCLETSQPDSKLFNAGFRFYFRYIMPMFGKLFAKSYKEYSWLQESAKEFPNRAELTKLFEEVEMSNVTSKPYSGGAAARHIGYKKDI, from the coding sequence GTGGGAAAATCAAAAGAGCAACATGTACATGAGGTTTTTGAAAAGATTTCGACTAACTATGATTCGATGAACTCAGTGATTAGCTTTCAGCAACATAAAGTTTGGCGTAATGACACGATGAAAGCGATGCAAGTTAAAACAGGAAGCAGCGCATTGGATGTATGTTGTGGTACTGCAGACTGGACCATTGCGCTAGCGGATGCTGTTGGTTCTACCGGAAAAGTAACTGGACTAGATTTTAGTCAAAACATGCTGAGTGTGGGGAAAGAAAAAGTAAAAGATATCCCTCAAATTGAATTGTTGCATGGAAATGCAATGGAATTACCTTTTGAAGACAATACATTTGATTATGTAACTATTGGTTTTGGTCTTCGAAATGTACCAGACTATAAACAAGTGCTAAAAGAGATGAACCGTGTTGCAAAACCGGGGGGCATGGTCGTTTGCTTAGAAACCTCGCAGCCAGATTCAAAATTATTTAATGCTGGTTTCCGTTTTTATTTCCGTTATATTATGCCGATGTTTGGGAAATTATTTGCAAAAAGTTACAAAGAATATTCCTGGTTACAAGAATCAGCTAAAGAGTTTCCAAATAGAGCGGAGTTAACAAAGTTATTTGAAGAGGTCGAGATGTCAAACGTTACAAGCAAGCCATACAGTGGTGGAGCAGCCGCAAGGCATATTGGATATAAAAAAGATATTTAA
- the hepT gene encoding heptaprenyl diphosphate synthase component II has translation MDKMKLKLLYSDLKSDLDVIEKELVTAVNSSSHLLNEASLHLLLAGGKRIRPVFVMLAAKFGDYSIESIKNVAVSIELIHMASLVHDDVIDDAETRRGRETVKAQWNNRVAMYTGDFLFAKAIEYITAVQNTYAHEVLSHTMVELCIGEIIQIEDKRLLDQTVRDYLRRIKRKTAILISASCELGAIASQADEQTVRHLKRFGYYVGMSFQIIDDILDITSSDEQLGKPAGSDLMQGNITLPVLYAKNDPAIAPLLHEVLEGTISEKDRQKLLIEISNSAGMKQAKLVSNMYLQKALNEVKQLPSNSAKKSLQNIALFMSKRKF, from the coding sequence GTGGATAAGATGAAGTTGAAATTACTTTATTCCGACTTAAAGTCGGATTTAGATGTCATCGAAAAAGAACTTGTAACTGCGGTGAATTCTTCCTCTCACTTATTGAATGAAGCTTCCCTTCATTTGCTTCTTGCTGGCGGTAAACGAATTCGTCCTGTCTTTGTAATGCTTGCAGCAAAATTTGGAGATTATTCGATTGAATCTATTAAAAATGTTGCAGTCTCAATTGAACTAATACATATGGCTTCCCTCGTTCATGATGATGTAATAGACGATGCCGAAACAAGAAGAGGTAGAGAAACAGTAAAAGCTCAGTGGAATAATCGAGTAGCAATGTATACAGGTGATTTCCTCTTCGCTAAAGCAATTGAATACATAACGGCAGTACAAAATACATATGCACATGAAGTATTATCTCATACGATGGTAGAGCTTTGTATTGGGGAAATTATTCAAATTGAGGATAAGCGTCTGTTAGATCAAACGGTTCGAGATTATTTGAGAAGAATAAAGAGAAAAACCGCTATATTAATTTCAGCAAGCTGTGAATTAGGTGCAATTGCCTCCCAAGCTGATGAACAAACAGTAAGACACTTAAAGCGTTTTGGTTATTATGTTGGGATGTCATTCCAAATAATTGATGATATTTTAGACATAACTTCTTCAGATGAACAACTAGGCAAACCGGCGGGAAGCGATTTAATGCAAGGTAACATTACGTTACCAGTTCTATATGCGAAAAATGATCCAGCGATTGCCCCTTTGTTACATGAAGTACTAGAAGGAACTATTTCTGAAAAAGACAGACAAAAGCTATTAATTGAAATCAGCAATTCGGCTGGAATGAAGCAGGCAAAACTAGTTAGTAATATGTATTTGCAGAAAGCTTTGAACGAAGTAAAGCAGTTACCATCCAACTCTGCAAAGAAATCCCTACAAAATATTGCATTATTTATGAGTAAACGTAAGTTTTAA
- the ndk gene encoding nucleoside-diphosphate kinase yields MEKTFLMVKPDGVQRNLIGEIVSRFEKKGYQLVGAKLMQIPAELAEQHYGEHKERPFFGELVEFITSGPVFAMVWEGENVISTARLMMGATNPKESAPGTIRGDFAVTVGKNIIHGSDSPESAEREIGLFFNKEELVAYAKDANNWIN; encoded by the coding sequence ATGGAAAAAACATTTTTAATGGTAAAACCTGATGGCGTACAACGTAACTTAATCGGTGAAATCGTAAGTCGTTTTGAGAAAAAAGGATATCAATTAGTTGGAGCTAAATTAATGCAAATTCCAGCAGAATTAGCTGAACAACATTATGGCGAGCATAAAGAACGTCCATTCTTTGGCGAATTAGTAGAATTTATCACTTCTGGACCAGTTTTCGCAATGGTTTGGGAAGGTGAAAATGTTATTTCTACAGCACGTCTTATGATGGGTGCTACAAATCCAAAAGAATCTGCTCCAGGAACTATCCGTGGAGACTTCGCAGTAACTGTGGGCAAAAACATTATTCACGGTTCTGATTCACCTGAAAGCGCTGAACGCGAAATCGGCTTATTCTTCAACAAAGAAGAATTAGTAGCTTACGCTAAAGACGCAAACAACTGGATTAACTAA